The Lacrimispora xylanolytica genome has a segment encoding these proteins:
- the spoIIID gene encoding sporulation transcriptional regulator SpoIIID gives MKEYIEERAVAIANYIIDYHATVRQTAKKFGISKSTVHKDVTDRLEHINPSLAARARVILDINKSERHIRGGLATKEKYQHRLQMCSKKNS, from the coding sequence TTGAAGGAATATATTGAGGAACGCGCGGTTGCGATCGCCAACTACATCATAGACTATCATGCGACCGTGAGGCAGACAGCGAAGAAGTTTGGTATCTCCAAATCAACGGTACATAAAGATGTAACGGACCGCTTAGAACACATCAATCCATCCCTGGCAGCCCGGGCCAGGGTGATCCTGGACATTAACAAGTCCGAGCGCCACATCAGGGGCGGCCTAGCCACCAAGGAAAAGTATCAACATCGTTTGCAGATGTGCAGTAAAAAGAATTCTTGA
- a CDS encoding sialate O-acetylesterase, with protein MTEREESLNSQAEGRGAERPLCLSKIFSEGCVLQQGKSTRIWGKTVPLKGVAVEFQQKTIFTRADDKGDWQLLFSDLNPGGPFTLTIRSETEEIIRLKEVYVGEVFVCSGQSNMELPMERVKDQYPEELKRPERPYIRLYKVKEHYDFDGPLDDHREASWYACSPETIRSFSAVSYFFGRYLLEDKKVPVGLINLSLGGTPAEAWMGLEALQSYPEALSTLKKFQDKEFVKSRMAENERLQREWHENIDQNDKGCEGSLEPWKEINLPGFLKDGGIEDFCGSIWLRRRFMVPETMAGESARLWLGTMVDSDRTYINGVLVGETGYQYPPRKYEIPKGVLKNGENEITIRLVCDHGQGRMTPEKKYQIFTEDNRIDLEGTWEYRIGFRCGPAPEMDFINRKPTGLFNAMVAPCLPYTVKGVLWYQGESNDSSPDTYEDLLRRLILNWRENWKQDKLPFVVAQLPGFSIDLLEDSEAWPKLRHAQSQAAGLPEVAVTVNLDLGEWNDLHPLNKKEVARRLSLAVRGMIYGEPVEYFGPKVRSYQVSEGRVSLSFETHKGKDMVVKNGTGVEAFSLAGADGIYYPAKGDVKGTSVTLWSREVAEPKALRYAYSNAPSKGLLFSQGGLPASPFILTLSI; from the coding sequence ATGACAGAAAGAGAAGAGTCCTTGAATAGTCAGGCAGAAGGGAGGGGGGCCGAAAGGCCCCTCTGCCTTTCTAAAATATTCAGTGAAGGCTGTGTGCTTCAGCAGGGAAAAAGCACAAGGATATGGGGAAAAACAGTTCCTTTAAAGGGAGTGGCCGTAGAATTTCAGCAAAAAACAATTTTTACCAGGGCAGATGATAAGGGGGACTGGCAGCTTTTATTTTCAGACCTAAACCCGGGAGGCCCCTTTACTTTGACCATACGGTCTGAAACAGAAGAAATCATACGTCTCAAAGAGGTGTATGTGGGAGAGGTATTTGTTTGCTCTGGTCAGTCCAATATGGAGCTGCCTATGGAACGAGTGAAGGACCAGTATCCGGAGGAATTGAAACGGCCGGAGAGACCTTATATCAGGCTTTATAAGGTGAAGGAGCATTACGACTTTGACGGTCCTTTAGATGACCATAGGGAGGCCTCCTGGTACGCCTGTTCTCCGGAGACCATCAGAAGCTTTTCGGCAGTTTCCTATTTCTTTGGAAGATACCTTCTGGAGGATAAAAAGGTGCCTGTGGGCCTTATTAACTTAAGTCTGGGCGGAACACCGGCAGAGGCGTGGATGGGATTGGAGGCGCTTCAGTCCTATCCTGAGGCGCTTAGTACTTTAAAGAAGTTCCAGGACAAGGAATTTGTGAAAAGCCGCATGGCAGAAAATGAAAGACTGCAAAGAGAGTGGCATGAAAATATCGATCAGAATGACAAGGGCTGTGAAGGCAGCTTGGAGCCGTGGAAGGAAATCAATCTCCCAGGCTTTTTAAAGGATGGAGGAATTGAGGATTTCTGTGGAAGTATCTGGCTTCGGAGACGGTTTATGGTTCCTGAGACTATGGCAGGAGAATCAGCCAGACTGTGGCTCGGCACCATGGTGGACAGTGACAGAACCTATATCAATGGAGTCTTAGTAGGTGAAACCGGCTACCAATATCCTCCAAGAAAATACGAGATTCCAAAGGGTGTTTTAAAAAACGGGGAGAATGAAATCACCATCCGTCTGGTTTGTGACCATGGACAAGGCCGGATGACTCCGGAAAAGAAATACCAGATTTTTACAGAGGATAACAGGATTGATCTGGAAGGGACATGGGAATACCGGATTGGCTTTCGGTGCGGTCCTGCTCCGGAGATGGATTTTATAAACAGAAAGCCTACAGGACTTTTTAATGCCATGGTGGCTCCATGTCTTCCATATACTGTAAAAGGGGTTCTCTGGTATCAGGGAGAGTCCAATGACAGCAGTCCCGATACCTACGAGGACCTTTTAAGACGTCTTATCTTAAATTGGAGAGAGAATTGGAAGCAGGATAAGCTTCCCTTTGTAGTAGCCCAGCTTCCCGGTTTTTCCATTGATCTTCTGGAGGATTCAGAGGCCTGGCCAAAGCTTAGGCACGCCCAGTCCCAGGCAGCCGGACTGCCCGAGGTAGCTGTGACGGTAAACCTCGACCTTGGGGAGTGGAATGACCTTCACCCACTAAATAAAAAGGAAGTGGCAAGACGACTTTCTCTGGCAGTAAGAGGTATGATCTATGGAGAGCCTGTGGAGTACTTCGGACCAAAAGTACGCTCTTATCAGGTTTCAGAGGGCCGTGTTTCGCTTTCTTTTGAAACTCATAAAGGTAAGGATATGGTTGTAAAGAATGGAACGGGGGTAGAAGCCTTTTCCCTGGCTGGAGCGGACGGAATTTATTACCCGGCTAAAGGGGACGTAAAAGGAACTTCTGTTACCTTATGGAGCAGGGAAGTGGCAGAGCCTAAAGCTCTTCGTTACGCTTACTCCAATGCTCCCTCAAAAGGGCTCTTATTCAGTCAGGGCGGCCTTCCGGCATCCCCCTTTATTCTAACTCTTAGTATTTAA
- a CDS encoding aminotransferase class I/II-fold pyridoxal phosphate-dependent enzyme, with protein sequence MNKEDQKRAPIYEALETFRKKRVVPFDVPGHKRGRGNPELAQLLGEKCVGLDVNSMKPLDNLCHPVSVIRDAEELAARAFGAADAFLMVGGTTSAVQSMILSVCKAGDKIILPRNVHKSAINALVICGAIPVYVNPEVNSTLGISLGMEISQVEKAIMENPDAVAVLVNNPTYYGICSDMRSIVTLAHAHGMKVLADEAHGTHLYFGKGLPVSGMAAGADMAAVSMHKSGGSLTQSSMLLINEGVNGDYVRQIINLTQTTSASYLLLSSLDISRRNLALRGEESFQKVVEMAEYAREEINSIGGYYAYGRDLINGTSIFDYDVTKLSIYTLGIGLAGIEVYDLLRDEYDIQIEFGDICNILAYISIGDRIQDIERLVGALADIERLYKKDRSGMLSGEYIAPKVEISPQKAFYSSKVSVPVKEAAGKISGEFVMCYPPGIPILAPGERITEEIVEYIIYAKEKGCSMQGTEDPAVEHLMVLK encoded by the coding sequence ATGAACAAAGAAGATCAAAAAAGAGCGCCGATTTATGAAGCGCTGGAAACATTCAGGAAGAAAAGGGTGGTTCCTTTTGATGTGCCTGGGCATAAAAGGGGAAGGGGAAACCCCGAACTGGCTCAGCTTTTGGGAGAAAAATGTGTAGGGCTTGATGTTAATTCCATGAAGCCCCTTGATAATTTATGTCACCCGGTATCCGTTATCCGTGATGCAGAAGAGCTGGCAGCCAGAGCCTTTGGAGCAGCCGATGCTTTTTTAATGGTAGGTGGTACCACTTCAGCGGTTCAGAGCATGATTTTATCTGTCTGTAAGGCAGGGGATAAAATCATACTTCCAAGAAATGTTCACAAAAGTGCCATTAACGCACTTGTTATTTGCGGAGCAATTCCTGTTTATGTAAACCCGGAGGTAAACAGTACCTTAGGTATTTCTCTTGGAATGGAAATCAGCCAGGTGGAGAAGGCTATTATGGAGAATCCGGATGCAGTGGCAGTTCTTGTTAATAATCCCACCTACTATGGAATCTGCTCCGATATGCGTTCCATTGTAACCTTGGCTCATGCCCATGGAATGAAAGTGCTGGCTGATGAGGCCCATGGTACCCATCTATACTTTGGGAAAGGACTTCCGGTGTCCGGCATGGCAGCAGGCGCAGATATGGCGGCAGTATCCATGCACAAATCAGGGGGAAGCCTGACACAAAGCTCCATGCTCCTGATCAATGAGGGTGTGAATGGGGATTATGTCCGCCAGATCATTAACTTGACTCAGACCACAAGTGCTTCCTATCTCTTATTATCAAGCCTTGATATCTCAAGAAGGAACTTGGCTCTTCGTGGTGAGGAGTCCTTTCAAAAGGTGGTAGAAATGGCAGAGTATGCCAGGGAAGAGATTAATTCCATCGGGGGATATTATGCGTATGGAAGAGATTTAATCAACGGCACCAGCATCTTTGATTATGATGTGACAAAGCTTTCCATCTATACCCTTGGCATCGGTCTTGCCGGCATTGAGGTTTATGACCTGCTTCGGGATGAATATGATATTCAGATTGAATTTGGAGATATCTGCAACATTCTGGCTTACATTTCCATCGGGGACAGGATTCAGGATATTGAGCGCCTTGTAGGTGCTCTGGCTGATATTGAACGGCTTTATAAAAAGGACCGGAGCGGAATGCTCTCAGGAGAATACATAGCACCCAAGGTGGAAATTTCTCCTCAGAAGGCATTTTACTCCAGTAAGGTATCGGTGCCTGTAAAAGAAGCCGCAGGTAAGATCAGCGGAGAATTTGTTATGTGCTATCCTCCGGGAATCCCCATTTTAGCACCAGGGGAGAGAATTACAGAGGAAATTGTGGAATATATCATTTATGCAAAAGAAAAGGGATGCTCCATGCAGGGAACGGAAGATCCGGCAGTGGAACATCTGATGGTACTAAAATAA
- the nspC gene encoding carboxynorspermidine decarboxylase, with product MRIEDLKTPCYVVDEGKLEENLRVLKRVKDNTGCTILLAQKAFSCFAEYPLIGKYIDGTTASGLFEARLGKEEMGLENHVFAPAYKEEDVKELVKICDHMVFNSFSQLEKHKDSLEGVSVGMRINPECSTQEDHAIYDPCAPGSRLGVTKENFKEEWLPYLSGLHFHTLCEQNSDDLKKTLDAVEEKFGKYLKGLSWLNLGGGHHITREDYDLELLESCIRHMQDKYGVKVYLEPGEAVALNAGYLVTEVMDVVDNGIKTLILDASASCHMPDVLEMPYRPPLKDSGQPGEKPYTYRLSSCTCLAGDVIGDYSFDQEIKPGDKLYFMDMAIYSMVKNNTFNGMPLPSIAVMDQTGECRVVKEFGYEDFKNRLS from the coding sequence ATGAGAATAGAAGATTTAAAGACTCCCTGCTATGTGGTCGATGAAGGGAAACTGGAAGAGAATTTAAGGGTGTTAAAGCGGGTGAAGGACAATACCGGCTGTACCATTCTTTTAGCCCAGAAAGCATTTTCCTGCTTTGCCGAATACCCCCTCATTGGGAAATACATCGACGGGACTACAGCCAGCGGACTGTTTGAAGCAAGGCTTGGGAAAGAAGAGATGGGACTGGAAAACCATGTGTTTGCTCCTGCTTATAAGGAAGAGGATGTAAAGGAGCTTGTTAAGATCTGTGACCATATGGTATTTAACTCCTTTTCTCAGCTGGAAAAGCACAAGGATTCTTTAGAAGGAGTGAGTGTGGGCATGAGGATCAACCCGGAATGCTCCACTCAGGAGGATCATGCCATCTACGATCCCTGCGCTCCTGGCTCCAGACTTGGAGTTACGAAAGAGAACTTTAAGGAAGAATGGCTGCCTTATCTTTCCGGCCTTCATTTTCATACCTTATGTGAGCAGAACTCGGATGACTTAAAAAAGACATTGGATGCGGTGGAAGAAAAGTTTGGCAAGTACTTAAAGGGACTTTCCTGGTTGAATTTGGGAGGCGGACACCACATTACCAGAGAGGATTACGATTTAGAGCTTCTGGAATCCTGCATCAGACACATGCAGGATAAGTATGGGGTTAAAGTTTATTTAGAGCCAGGAGAAGCGGTTGCATTGAATGCCGGGTATCTGGTGACAGAGGTTATGGATGTGGTAGACAATGGAATAAAGACTCTGATCTTAGATGCATCTGCCTCCTGCCATATGCCTGATGTGTTGGAAATGCCTTATCGTCCGCCCCTTAAGGACAGCGGACAACCAGGAGAAAAGCCCTACACTTACCGCCTTTCTTCCTGCACCTGTCTGGCTGGAGACGTAATCGGAGATTATTCCTTTGACCAGGAGATTAAGCCGGGAGATAAGCTTTATTTTATGGACATGGCCATCTATTCCATGGTGAAAAATAATACCTTTAACGGGATGCCCCTCCCTTCCATTGCTGTTATGGATCAAACTGGGGAGTGCCGTGTGGTAAAAGAGTTCGGATACGAAGATTTTAAGAACAGATTGTCTTAA
- a CDS encoding saccharopine dehydrogenase family protein — MSRLLVIGCGGVASVAIQKCCQNSEVFTDICIASRTKEKCDALKEKLEGKTSTKIETAKVDADNVDEVVELIKSYHPDAVLNVALPYQDLTIMDACLKAGVHYIDTANFEPENTDDPQWREIYEKRCKDLGFTAYFDYSWQWDYKERFEQAGLTALLGTGFDPGVTSVFSAYALKHYFDEIHTIDILDCNGGDHGYPFATNFNPEINLREVSANGSYWENGHWVETEPMEYKSKYNFPEVGEKDMYLLHHEEIESLAKNIPGVKRIRFFMTFGQSYLTHMKCLENVGMLSTSPIEFNGQEIVPIQFLKALLPDPASLGPRTVGKTNIGCIFTGVKDGKEKTIYIYNVCDHQECYKEVESQAISYTTGVPAMIGSMMLVTGQWRKPGVFNVEEFDPDPYMEALNKWGLPWVVCENPETVTVWKAE, encoded by the coding sequence ATGAGCAGATTATTAGTTATTGGATGTGGAGGCGTTGCCTCTGTAGCAATTCAGAAATGCTGTCAGAACAGCGAGGTGTTTACAGACATCTGTATCGCAAGCAGAACCAAGGAAAAATGTGATGCCTTAAAGGAAAAGCTGGAAGGAAAGACAAGCACTAAGATTGAGACTGCAAAGGTCGATGCTGACAATGTAGATGAGGTAGTGGAGCTGATTAAATCCTACCATCCGGATGCTGTTTTAAATGTGGCCCTTCCTTATCAGGATTTAACCATCATGGATGCCTGCTTAAAGGCAGGAGTCCACTACATCGATACTGCTAACTTTGAGCCGGAGAATACGGATGATCCTCAGTGGCGTGAAATCTATGAGAAACGCTGTAAGGATCTTGGCTTTACCGCTTACTTTGATTATTCCTGGCAGTGGGATTATAAAGAACGCTTTGAACAGGCCGGACTTACCGCTCTTCTTGGAACTGGCTTTGACCCAGGCGTTACCAGTGTATTTTCCGCTTACGCCTTAAAGCATTATTTTGATGAAATTCATACCATTGATATCTTAGACTGCAACGGCGGCGACCATGGATATCCATTTGCAACCAACTTTAACCCGGAAATCAACTTAAGGGAAGTTTCTGCAAACGGCTCTTACTGGGAGAACGGCCACTGGGTAGAGACAGAACCCATGGAGTATAAATCCAAATATAACTTCCCGGAGGTTGGAGAAAAGGACATGTACTTACTCCATCACGAAGAGATTGAATCTCTGGCAAAGAACATCCCAGGAGTAAAGCGGATCCGTTTCTTTATGACCTTTGGACAAAGCTATTTAACACACATGAAATGTCTGGAGAATGTAGGCATGCTTTCTACCTCTCCCATTGAGTTTAATGGACAGGAGATCGTTCCCATTCAGTTCTTAAAGGCTCTGTTACCAGATCCTGCATCTCTGGGACCAAGAACCGTTGGTAAGACAAACATCGGCTGTATTTTCACTGGAGTCAAGGATGGCAAGGAAAAGACCATCTACATCTACAATGTATGTGACCATCAGGAATGTTATAAAGAGGTAGAGTCTCAGGCCATTTCTTATACCACCGGAGTTCCAGCTATGATCGGTTCAATGATGTTAGTGACCGGACAGTGGAGAAAGCCTGGCGTATTCAATGTGGAAGAGTTTGATCCAGATCCATACATGGAGGCTTTAAACAAATGGGGCCTTCCATGGGTAGTTTGTGAAAACCCGGAAACTGTTACAGTATGGAAAGCGGAATAA
- a CDS encoding glycoside hydrolase family 3 C-terminal domain-containing protein encodes MNKEKLKEYRRRAKELVAEMTLEEKVSQTIHGAAAIERLGIKSYNWWNEGLHGVARAGVATVFPQAIGLAATFDEDLLNQVADVISTEARAKFHLQQKCGDTDIYKGLTFWSPNVNIFRDPRWGRGHETFGEDPYLSSRMGVRFIEGLQGDDENYLKVAACGKHFAVHSGPEEERHSFDAVVSKQDMFDTYLPAFEACVKEGKVEAIMGAYNRTNGEPCCGSKTLLKDILRDFWGFEGHVVSDCWAIKDFHEHHKVTSSAVESVAMAMENGCDLNCGSLFLYLTEAVNRGMVSEERLNEAVENLMMTRLKLGVFDEQEKIPFNKITYKDNDTREHKELNFTASRKSFVLLKNKDNLLPLDKNKIKTIGIIGPNSNNRKALVGNYEGTASRYFTITEGIQDYLGEDVRVMVSEGCHLCRPKVSGLGQENDRISEVRGVCEESDVIIACMGLDSSLEGEEGDEGNEFASGDKPNLSLPGLQEEVLKEIYQSGKPVVLVILSGSALAVTWADEHIPAILEGWYPGAQGGRALASVLFGEYSPEGKLPVTFYRTSEELPDFRDYDMKGRTYRYMKQDALYPFGYGLSYTDITVSGVSLSQNTVVEGENITVKAVLKNTGTMKGAETLQVYVKSCQPDTPNAQLKAFKKVELNPGEEKEVALTLSDRSFGLRDEKGDLVLYQGDYLVYTGTQQPDARSMELTGKVPECMTVTAADQVVLEACCI; translated from the coding sequence ATGAATAAAGAAAAATTGAAAGAATACCGTAGGAGAGCAAAAGAACTGGTAGCAGAAATGACATTGGAGGAAAAGGTTTCCCAGACAATTCACGGAGCGGCAGCAATTGAAAGGCTGGGGATTAAATCTTATAACTGGTGGAATGAGGGACTTCACGGAGTGGCAAGGGCTGGAGTGGCTACTGTTTTTCCACAGGCCATCGGACTGGCAGCTACCTTTGATGAGGATTTACTAAACCAGGTAGCAGATGTTATTTCCACAGAGGCAAGGGCTAAATTCCATTTGCAGCAAAAATGCGGAGATACGGATATTTACAAAGGTCTTACCTTCTGGTCTCCTAACGTTAACATTTTCAGGGACCCGCGCTGGGGCAGGGGACATGAGACTTTTGGGGAGGACCCTTATTTATCCTCCCGTATGGGCGTCCGTTTTATTGAGGGACTTCAGGGAGACGATGAGAATTACTTAAAGGTAGCTGCCTGCGGAAAGCATTTTGCGGTTCATTCCGGCCCGGAGGAAGAACGCCATTCCTTTGATGCTGTGGTTTCCAAACAGGATATGTTTGACACATATCTGCCTGCTTTTGAGGCCTGTGTAAAGGAAGGAAAAGTTGAGGCCATCATGGGCGCCTACAACCGGACCAATGGAGAGCCCTGCTGTGGAAGCAAAACGCTGTTAAAAGATATTTTAAGAGATTTCTGGGGCTTTGAGGGCCATGTGGTTTCCGATTGCTGGGCCATTAAGGATTTCCATGAACATCATAAAGTGACTTCATCTGCCGTGGAATCTGTGGCAATGGCCATGGAAAACGGCTGTGACTTAAACTGTGGCAGCTTGTTCCTATACTTGACTGAGGCAGTGAATCGTGGAATGGTTTCAGAGGAGCGGTTAAATGAAGCCGTGGAAAACCTCATGATGACCCGGTTAAAGCTTGGCGTATTTGACGAGCAGGAGAAGATTCCATTTAACAAGATTACATATAAGGATAATGATACCAGAGAGCACAAGGAGCTTAACTTCACTGCATCCAGAAAGTCCTTTGTTCTTCTTAAGAACAAGGATAACCTTCTGCCTCTTGATAAGAACAAAATAAAGACCATTGGCATCATTGGTCCCAACAGCAATAACAGAAAAGCACTGGTTGGTAATTATGAGGGCACTGCTTCCAGATACTTTACCATAACAGAAGGCATTCAGGATTATCTGGGTGAGGACGTTCGTGTCATGGTTTCGGAAGGCTGCCATCTTTGCAGACCGAAGGTCAGCGGTCTTGGTCAGGAGAATGACCGTATATCTGAAGTAAGGGGAGTCTGTGAAGAGAGCGATGTGATTATTGCCTGCATGGGTCTTGATTCCAGTCTGGAAGGCGAAGAAGGAGATGAGGGCAATGAGTTTGCCAGCGGTGATAAGCCAAACCTTTCTCTTCCAGGACTTCAGGAAGAGGTATTAAAGGAAATTTATCAGAGCGGAAAGCCAGTGGTATTAGTGATTTTATCCGGCAGTGCTCTTGCAGTTACCTGGGCAGATGAGCATATTCCGGCTATTTTGGAAGGCTGGTATCCGGGAGCCCAGGGAGGAAGAGCACTGGCCTCTGTCTTATTTGGAGAGTATTCACCAGAAGGAAAGCTTCCGGTGACCTTTTATAGGACTTCAGAGGAGCTTCCTGATTTCAGAGATTATGATATGAAGGGAAGAACCTACCGTTATATGAAGCAGGATGCCCTTTATCCCTTTGGATACGGCTTATCCTATACTGATATTACAGTAAGCGGCGTGTCACTGAGCCAGAATACGGTAGTGGAAGGGGAAAACATAACGGTTAAGGCGGTTCTTAAGAACACAGGTACCATGAAAGGGGCTGAAACCTTACAGGTTTACGTAAAGTCCTGCCAGCCTGATACTCCAAATGCTCAGTTAAAGGCTTTTAAAAAGGTTGAGCTTAATCCTGGGGAAGAAAAAGAGGTGGCACTTACCTTAAGTGACCGTTCCTTTGGACTTAGAGATGAAAAGGGTGACCTGGTTCTTTACCAGGGCGATTATCTGGTGTATACAGGAACTCAGCAGCCAGATGCCCGCAGCATGGAGCTGACAGGTAAAGTGCCGGAATGCATGACAGTAACAGCAGCAGATCAGGTAGTTCTTGAAGCGTGCTGCATTTAA
- a CDS encoding helix-turn-helix domain-containing protein, with translation MIKILNGMHETINYECAMGLQLYRNGKQEDYPKHWHVGIEIIMPSQGDYEVTVGEECYFLEPDDIILIHSGVIHSLRAPSKGERYILQFDTTLLHNLREMETLLFMMPPVIFLKKKEGDGLHSFFKEKLDKIIMEYQDNSTFREASIYAALIEIYVELGRNEVYKNVSPGIQESTKERQYLEAVMSACTYINKHYMENLNLEEVAQIVGFSKYHFTRIFKQYMNMTFYEYLNSKRVKKAEELLYYTKELSITEVAMGAGFSSISAFNRTFKMIKNCSPSDYRKIRYQAIVKN, from the coding sequence ATGATCAAAATATTAAATGGAATGCATGAAACCATAAATTATGAGTGTGCCATGGGGCTTCAGCTATATCGTAATGGGAAGCAGGAGGATTATCCAAAGCACTGGCATGTGGGAATTGAGATCATTATGCCATCACAGGGAGATTATGAGGTTACCGTTGGTGAGGAATGTTATTTTTTAGAGCCGGATGATATCATCCTGATTCATTCCGGTGTGATCCACTCATTAAGAGCGCCTTCTAAGGGGGAACGATATATTCTTCAGTTTGATACTACATTGCTTCATAATCTTCGGGAAATGGAAACACTTTTATTTATGATGCCTCCCGTTATCTTTCTTAAAAAGAAAGAGGGAGACGGACTTCATAGTTTCTTTAAGGAGAAACTGGATAAGATCATTATGGAGTACCAGGATAACAGTACCTTTCGGGAAGCTTCTATATATGCAGCTCTGATTGAGATTTATGTGGAACTGGGAAGAAATGAAGTTTATAAAAATGTTTCTCCAGGAATCCAGGAATCCACCAAGGAGAGGCAGTATCTGGAGGCCGTAATGAGTGCCTGCACCTACATTAACAAGCATTATATGGAAAATCTTAATTTAGAGGAAGTGGCACAGATCGTAGGATTTTCCAAGTATCATTTTACCAGAATCTTTAAGCAGTATATGAATATGACATTTTATGAATACTTAAATTCCAAGCGGGTGAAAAAGGCGGAAGAACTTCTTTATTATACCAAGGAGCTAAGTATTACGGAGGTTGCCATGGGAGCTGGATTTTCATCCATCAGCGCTTTTAACCGCACCTTTAAAATGATTAAGAACTGCTCTCCCAGCGATTATCGTAAGATCCGTTATCAGGCCATTGTTAAGAATTAA
- the speE gene encoding polyamine aminopropyltransferase encodes MEIWFSELHTSNVKLSVRIDKQLFSGESEYQRIDVFESEEFGKFVALDGDIVFSEKDEFIYDEMVTHVPMAVHPCVKRVLIIGGGDGGVAKELLQYSSIESIDVVETDKLFVDVCRDIFPEVACGLSDPRVKVYYDDGLRFLRNKKEEYDLIINDSTDPFGHTEGLFTKEFYGSCYKALKSDGIMVYQHGSPFYDEDEDACRSMHRKVYRSFPISRVYQAHIPTCPSGYWLFGFASKKYHPINDFKPENWKKLKIETWYYTANLHMGAFMLPKYVEDLLEEEEKE; translated from the coding sequence ATGGAGATATGGTTTTCTGAACTGCATACTTCAAACGTGAAGCTTTCTGTCCGGATTGACAAGCAGCTTTTTTCCGGAGAAAGTGAATATCAGAGAATCGACGTGTTTGAGTCAGAGGAATTTGGAAAATTCGTGGCTTTAGACGGAGACATTGTTTTTTCAGAAAAGGACGAATTTATATACGATGAGATGGTGACCCATGTTCCCATGGCAGTTCACCCATGCGTGAAGCGCGTGCTGATCATCGGTGGAGGAGACGGCGGTGTGGCAAAGGAGCTGTTACAGTATTCTTCCATTGAATCCATTGATGTGGTTGAGACGGATAAGCTGTTTGTAGACGTGTGCAGGGACATCTTTCCTGAGGTGGCATGCGGACTTTCGGATCCAAGGGTTAAGGTCTATTATGACGATGGTCTGCGATTCTTAAGAAATAAAAAAGAGGAATACGATCTGATCATCAACGATTCCACAGACCCCTTTGGGCATACGGAAGGGCTGTTTACCAAGGAGTTTTACGGCAGCTGTTATAAGGCGTTAAAAAGTGATGGAATCATGGTGTATCAGCATGGAAGCCCCTTCTACGATGAAGATGAGGACGCCTGCCGGAGCATGCACCGGAAGGTATACCGTTCCTTCCCCATCAGCCGGGTGTACCAGGCTCATATTCCCACTTGTCCGTCTGGCTACTGGCTCTTTGGTTTTGCATCAAAAAAGTATCACCCGATCAATGATTTTAAACCGGAAAACTGGAAAAAATTAAAAATAGAGACCTGGTATTATACCGCGAATCTTCATATGGGAGCATTCATGCTGCCCAAATATGTAGAAGATTTACTGGAAGAGGAGGAAAAAGAATGA